The Humulus lupulus chromosome 3, drHumLupu1.1, whole genome shotgun sequence genome window below encodes:
- the LOC133820933 gene encoding homogentisate solanesyltransferase, chloroplastic-like gives MAFLGSGLLLLNYVNAIVAGIMLPQVFNLSIMLPCHAILALSVMFQTWVLDQSNFTKEACQRFYQFIWILHYSEYIVFPFI, from the exons ATGGCATTCCTTGGCTCCGGACTTCTTCTCCTAAATTATGTGAATGCCATTGTTGCTGGAATTATGTTGCCTCAG GTTTTCAATCTGAGTATTATGTTGCCCTGTCATGCGATATTGGCATTGTCTGTAATGTTCCAG ACCTGGGTGTTGGACCAATCAAATTTCACCAAG GAGGCATGCCAAAGATTCTATCAATTCATTTGGATTCTTCATTATTCCGAATACATTGTATTTCCTTTCATATAA
- the LOC133823657 gene encoding uncharacterized protein LOC133823657, translating to MAKRKKPIRKPEILTNDRLKLVQQEVGLGSEGDAVAALEQGKEAPRAGNVQDGSIDHERGKEVLSLGFVHEYLTDQQGKNSKPAVVEDDGLGAGRSHVSWADKSEEEDRVTEEPFQSDSQRRWQQFRSNTISFSEPKLEFTEPLYRNGQKLAQVDVEEVRIQSANWSSAVVCMVLGAIPPMAVFEGFIKRVWGHLGIVQISRMTLGLTLVKFNDEATRDHVLENGVLQFDRKPVIVRPWTADLSAIRLILSVPLWIRLHDLGLQYWGSKSISALVSTIGKPLLVDKFTKDRSRVPFARVLVEMEITDNPPHSFQFINEHGQVVEQGIEYEWLPTKCKSCSGFGHTMADCRKEHKAVWVEKAHSKVENSLDKQELSEGPKEVITEEVIGGSKQIEALDKGKGDPSLSVETDPGLKQHRDVKWLTPKRVSSQRQGQGAGSSFMAVAVHHQKNQGLNKVNKQGSVQEVFKKNNIGISGLLETKLRGKKLGEFMEHKFPNWEFYSSPVTEGRLLILWRKGIARLIILEDTPQLVHCQVNWVGHQEVFFVSFVYGFNSVENRRSLWQDLTRISGSVKAWLVLGDFNAPFSGGDRSGGSVISSSELADSIDWKNNAKTEAIKSIGSFFTWTNNQAGLARIYSKIDHAFINEEWLDKFPQCMAVFQWEVVSDHCSCLILNLPLKLMGTKLFRFFNLWVNHPDFNHLVMESWRVPVLATGLKAIFIRLIRLKHQLKKLNRDRFGDIGACYQSALEALQTAQLKAQENPHNLQLQEVLKDRASDYHYQGIFIIAFLSRERKADNSIVSVINEQGLLVDNGKEVVDHFVKHFQNHLGSSSSATGIVNQNSIATGSKLSVDQQLYLLNPFTIKEIRAALFNIPSTKSPGPDGYGSGFFKAMWKDIGQDICSAIQHGFSSGQFPKELHETTLSLIPKVVNPARASDYRPIACCSTLYKVMANLLCSRLAVVLPSLIQSNQGAFVRGRCIAHNIMILQDLIKNYGRALTSPRCAIKIDLSKAYDTVDWQFLENLLKAYCFPMKFIGWVMNCIRNTSYSLLINGRVQSSFKGKKGLRQGDPMSPLLFVLIMEYMTRCLQLDARSPSFRFHPMCKSLKLINLCFADDVILFCKGSCMAVNVLKESLRKFSEDSGLSINTKKSHIYFGGVLTEVKSEIQQLLQLPAGSFPLHYLGVPLRPTKWKHVDCEVIIQKMRTKLFSWSSKHLSYAGRLPVIQSVLFGLRNFWMSVFILPQSIVKEVEKLCRQFVWGASGTRSKLHLASWHQVCMPKAYGGFGLRDGASWNRALLAKYVWAVATKQDSLWVKWVQHVYLKGANFWDYGLKQDSSWYWRKLCYLRKRFSEHEILAAGCSGSFRPSKLYNSTLNQHLAVYKKVVWCRTSLPKHRILLWMVVNSFLLTRDNLTRCNIPIESTLCPLWFTKFGGIETDASMMVILFQQTFCSCVVITCLFNEAISS from the exons ATGGCGAAGCGGAAGAAGCCGATTCGTAAGCCTGAGATTCTCACTAATGATCGGCTTAAGTTAGTGCAACAGGAGGTTGGGCTCGGCTCTGAGGGAGATGCGGTCGCTGCTCTCGAGCAGGGTAAGGAAGCGCCTAGGGCTGGGAATGTACAGGATGGTTCGATCGATCATGAGCGGGGCAAGGAAGTGCTAAGTCTTGGGTTTGTACATGAGTATTTGACAGATCAACAGGGTAAGAATTCCAAGCCTGCTGTAGTGGAGGACGATGGTTTGGGTGCTGGGAGGAGTCATGTCTCCTGGGCGGATAAGAGTGAAGAAGAAGACAGAGTAACGGAAGAGCCGTTCCAGTCTGATTCTCAGCGTCGATGGCAGCAATTCCGTTCGAACACAATTTCATTCTCTGAGCCGAAGTTAGAATTCACTGAACCTCTCTATAGGAATGGGCAGAAATTGGCTCAAGTGGATGTCGAAGAGGTGCGGATTCAGTCAGCGAACTGGAGCTCTGCAGTGGTTTGTATGGTCCTTGGAGCTATTCCTCCAATGGCAGTGTTTGAAGGCTTCATCAAGAGGGTTTGGGGTCATCTTGGGATTGTCCAAATTTCCAGGATGACTCTGGGGCTTACCTTGGTGAAATTTAATGATGAAGCAACAAGAGACCATGTACTTGAGAATGGAGTTCTTCAATTTGATAGGAAACCTGTCATTGTGAGGCCATGGACAGCAGACCTTAGTGCGATCCGTTTGATTCTCTCAGTTCCGCTGTGGATTCGTCTTCATGATCTGGGTTTGCAATATTGGGGGAGTAAAAGTATTAGTGCTTTGGTTAGCACGATTGGTAAACCTCTTTTAGTTGATAAATTTACTAAGGATCGGTCTCGGGTTCCGTTTGCGAGGGTGTTGGTAGAGATGGAAATCACAGATAATCCTCCCCATAGTTTTCAATTCATCAATGAACATGGTCAGGTGGTTGAGCAAGGAATAGAGTATGAGTGGCTTCCTACAAAGTGTAAGAGCTGCTCGGGTTTTGGGCATACAATGGCTGATTGTCGAAAAGAACATAAGGCAGTTTGGGTGGAGAAAGCTCACTCTAAGGTCGAGAATTCTCTTGACAAACAAGAGTTATCAGAGGGACCTAAGGAGGTGATAACTGAGGAGGTAATTGGGGGGTCTAAACAGATAGAAGCCTTAGATAAAGGTAAGGGTGATCCTTCTCTTTCGGTGGAGACTGATCCGGGGCTGAAGCAACACAGGGATGTAAAGTGGTTAACTCCAAAGCGAGTTAGCTCTCAGAGACAGGGCCAAGGTGCTGGGAGTTCTTTTATGGCTGTGGCGGTTCATCATCAGAAAAACCA GGGGCTGAATAAGGTGAATAAACAGGGTTCTGTTCAAGAAGTTTTTAAGAAGAATAATATTGGTATTAGTGGTCTTTTGGAGACTAAATTACGTGGGAAAAAACTTGGTGAATTTATGGAGCATAAATTCCCTAACTGGGAGTTTTATTCTAGTCCAGTAACTGAGGGCAGATTGTTAATTCTTTGGCGGAAAGGGATAGCGCGTTTGATTATTTTGGAAGACACTCCTCAGTTGGTTCATTGTCAAGTTAATTGGGTTGGTCATCAGGAggttttctttgtttcttttgtgtATGGATTCAATTCAGTGGAAAATAGAAGGAGTCTTTGGCAAGATTTAACTCGTATTTCGGGTTCAGTCAAAGCGTGGTTGGTTCTTGGGGACTTTAACGCTCCCTTTTCAGGAGGTGATAGGTCAGGAGGCAGTGTTATCTCTAGTTCCGAGCTGGCTGATTCTATTGATTGGAAGAATAATGCTAAAACTGAGGCTATCAAGAGCATAGGCTCTTTTTTCACGTGGACAAACAACCAGGCAGGCTTAGCTAGAATTTATTCTAAAATTGATCATGCCTTTATTAATGAGGAATGGCTGGATAAGTTTCCTCAATGCATGGCTGTGTTTCAATGGGAGGTGGTGTCTGATCACTGTTCTTGCTTAATTTTGAATTTGCCCTTGAAATTGATGGGAACAAAGTTGTTCAGATTTTTCAATTTATGGGTTAATCACCCTGATTTCAATCACCTGGTTATGGAAAGTTGGAGAGTTCCTGTTCTTGCTACTGGTTTAAAGGCTATTTTTATAAGGTTAATTCGGCTGAAACATCAACTTAAGAAGCTCAATAGGGACAGATTTGGAGATATTGGCGCCTGTTACCAATCAGCTCTTGAGGCTCTTCAAACGGCTCAATTAAAAGCTCAAGAGAACCCTCATAATCTTCAGTTGCAAGAAGTGCTTAAGGACAGAGCTTCCGAttaccactatcaaggcatatttATCATAGCTTTCTTGTCCAGAGAA AGGAAAGCAGATAATTCCATTGTGTCTGTTATTAATGAACAAGGCTTGCTGGTAGATAATGGCAAGGAGGTGGTAGACCATTTTGTTAAGCATTTCCAAAATCACCTTGGTAGTTCAAGCTCAGCTACAGGGATTGTTAATCAAAACAGTATAGCTACTGGTTCTAAACTTTCAGTGGATCAGCAACTTTACCTCCTTAATCCCTTTACTATTAAGGAAATTAGAGCTGCTTTGTTTAATATCCCTAGTACTAAATCTCCTGGTCCGGATGGGTATGGCTCTGGCTTCTTTAAGGCTATGTGGAAGGATATTGGCCAAGATATTTGCTCAGCAATTCAACATGGTTTTTCTTCTGGTCAGTTCCCAAAAGAGCTTCATGAAACAACTTTATCCTTGATCCCTAAAGTGGTTAATCCAGCTAGAGCCTCTGATTATAGACCTATCGCGTGTTGTTCGACCTTGTATAAGGTCATGGCTAACTTGCTTTGTTCTCGGCTAGCAGTGGTGCTTCCCTCTCTCATTCAATCTAACCAAGGTGCGTTTGTTCGTGGTAGATGTATTGCGCATAATATCATGATTCTGCAGGACTTGATTAAGAATTATGGTAGAGCTCTCACCTCTCCTCGTTGTGCGATCAAAATTGATCTTAGCAAGGCTTATGACACGGTGGATTGGCAGTTTTTGGAAAACCTCTTGAAGGCCTACTGTTTTCCTATGAAGTTTATAGGCTGGGTAATGAATTGCATTAGGAATACTTCTTATTCCTTATTGATAAATGGTCGTGTGCAAAGTAGTTTCAAGGGGAAAAAAGGTCTGCGTCAAGGGGATCCGATGTCCCCTCTTCTCTTTGTTCTCATCATGGAATACATGACTAGGTGTTTGCAATTGGATGCCAGATCTCCTTCTTTTCGGTTTCATCCTATGTGTAAGAGCTTGAAACTCATTAATTTGTGTTTTGCCGATGATGTGATTCTGTTTTGCAAGGGCTCTTGTATGGCTGTTAATGTTCTTAAGGAATCTCTTAGAAAATTTAGTGAGGATTCTGGTCTATCTATTAACACCAAGAAGTCCCATATTTATTTTGGAGGGGTGTTGACAGAGGTGAAGAGTGAGATTCAGCAGCTACTTCAACTTCCAGCAGGGTCTTTCCCTCTTCACTATCTTGGAGTGCCTTTGAGGCCTACCAAATGGAAGCACGTAGACTGTGAAGTTATAATTCAAAAGATGAGAACTAAGCTTTTTTCTTGGTCTAGTAAACACCTTTCTTATGCTGGCCGATTACCGGTTATTCAATCTGTTTTATTCGGTTTGAGGAATTTTTGGATGTCAGTGTTCATTCTGCCTCAAAGCATAGTTAAAGAGGTTGAGAAATTATGTAGACAGTTTGTGTGGGGAGCCTCTGGAACTCGAAGCAAGCTTCACTTGGCTTCTTGGCATCAAGTTTGCATGCCTAAGGCTTATGGTGGGTTTGGTCTTAGGGATGGAGCTAGCTGGAATAGAGCTTTGCTGGCTAAGTATGTGTGGGCAGTTGCAACTAAGCAAGACTCTTTGTGGGTTAAATGGGTCCAACATGTGTATCTAAAAGGGGCTAACTTTTGGGACTATGGATTGAAGCAAGACTCTAGCTGGTATTGGCGTAAACTCTGCTACCTCAGGAAGAGATTCAGTGAGCATGAGATTTTGGCTGCTGGCTGTTCTGGGAGTTTCAGACCATCTAAACTGTACAACAGCACCCTAAACCAGCATCTTGCTGTCTATAAAAAAGTTGTTTGGTGTCGCACCTCTCTCCCTAAACACAGGATTCTATTATGGATGGTGGTCAATTCTTTTCTCCTAACTAGAGACAACTTAACCAGGTGTAATATTCCTATTGAGAGCACTCTCTGCCCG CTGTGGTTTACCAAATTTGGAGGAATAGAAACAGATGCATCTATGATGGTTATTCTCTTTCAGCAAACT TTTTGCTCTTGTGTTGTAATTACTTGTTTGTTCAATGAAGCTATTTCttcttga